One part of the Glycine soja cultivar W05 chromosome 11, ASM419377v2, whole genome shotgun sequence genome encodes these proteins:
- the LOC114375670 gene encoding DNA repair protein RAD51 homolog 4-like isoform X2, translating into MAFSRFPLIDSNFQSFCVSHGIFSGSVPLSLYRFFLFRFLFRFHCFHTRSRFHDLHDLDALLYFTDNHSTSQTLKQGIDQLISIIDALHPPLLNGLQLLEDAQRNKHVLSTGCEGGGLREGQLTELVGSSSSGETQVRTHSFSKNHILSMFCSNIT; encoded by the exons ATGGCATTTTCTCGGTTTCCACTCATTGACTCTAATTTTCAAAGCTTCTGTGTCTCCCACGGCATTTTCTCTGGTTCCGTTCCCCTTTCTCTCTAccgcttttttctttttcgatttCTTTTTCGATTTCATTGTTTTCACACACGCTCACGATTCCACGATTTGCACGATCTCGACGCATTACTTTACTTTACGGATAATCATTCCACTTCACAGACCCTGAAGCAG GGAATTGACCAGCTTATCTCAATAATAGACGCTCTTCATCCACCATTGCTAAACGGTTTGCAGCTCTTGGAAGATGCTCAGCGTAATAAACATGTTTTGTCCACTGGATGTGAAGG AGGTGGATTACGTGAAGGGCAATTAACTGAACTTGTTGGGTCATCCTCGTCTGGAGAGACACAGGTAAGAACCCACTCCTTctccaaaaatcatatcttgaGTATGTTCTGTTCAAATATAACTTAA
- the LOC114374545 gene encoding DNA repair protein RAD51 homolog 4-like isoform X4, producing the protein MAPLESLEKEYPLIDSNFQSFCASHGIFSVEDFLLHDLDALLSFTDNHSTSQTLKQGIDQLISIIDALHPPLLNGLQLLEDAQRNKHVLSTGCEGIDALLRGGLREGQLTELVGSSSSGKTQACLLSASTVVAKHKSSVIYLDTGNSFSPQRIAHFVGQSSGHIFGNQADHMLKKVLDRIICYSVFDVYHMFDVLHQLKINLRSEIVKSNQHVRLLIVDSISSLITPILGGSGPQEVYKLIGLF; encoded by the exons ATGGCGCCATTGGAGTCACTGGAGAAAGAGTATCCACTCATTGACTCTAATTTTCAAAGCTTCTGCGCCTCCCACGGCATTTTCTCTG TTGAAGATTTTCTTCTGCACGATCTCGACGCATTACTTTCCTTTACGGATAATCATTCCACTTCACAGACCCTGAAGCAG GGAATTGACCAGCTGATCTCAATAATAGACGCTCTTCATCCACCATTGCTAAACGGTTTGCAGCTCTTGGAAGATGCTCAGCGTAATAAACATGTTTTGTCCACTGGATGTGAAGG gATTGATGCATTGCTCAGAGGTGGATTACGTGAAGGGCAATTAACTGAACTTGTTGGGTCATCCTCGTCTGGAAAGACACAG gcaTGCCTACTGTCTGCCTCAACTGTTGTTGCGAAGCATAAGAGTTCAGTTATATACTTAGATACAGGCAACTCCTTTTCACCTCAACGTATTGCACATTTTGTTGGTCAGTCTTCTGGCCATATTTTTGGCAATCAG GCTGATCATATGCTCAAAAAAGTATTGGACAGGATAATTTGCTACTCAGTGTTTGACGTCTATCATATGTTTGATGTGCTGCATCAACTGAAGATTAATTTAAGATCTGAG ATTGTGAAATCAAATCAGCATGTTCGATTGCTTATTGTTGATTCAATCTCTTCACTGATTACCCCCATCCTTGGGGGCAGTGGTCCTCAGG agGTATATAAATTGATTGGACTCTTTTGA
- the LOC114375670 gene encoding DNA repair protein RAD51 homolog 4-like isoform X1 has translation MAFSRFPLIDSNFQSFCVSHGIFSGSVPLSLYRFFLFRFLFRFHCFHTRSRFHDLHDLDALLYFTDNHSTSQTLKQGIDQLISIIDALHPPLLNGLQLLEDAQRNKHVLSTGCEGIDTLLRGGLREGQLTELVGSSSSGETQVRTHSFSKNHILSMFCSNIT, from the exons ATGGCATTTTCTCGGTTTCCACTCATTGACTCTAATTTTCAAAGCTTCTGTGTCTCCCACGGCATTTTCTCTGGTTCCGTTCCCCTTTCTCTCTAccgcttttttctttttcgatttCTTTTTCGATTTCATTGTTTTCACACACGCTCACGATTCCACGATTTGCACGATCTCGACGCATTACTTTACTTTACGGATAATCATTCCACTTCACAGACCCTGAAGCAG GGAATTGACCAGCTTATCTCAATAATAGACGCTCTTCATCCACCATTGCTAAACGGTTTGCAGCTCTTGGAAGATGCTCAGCGTAATAAACATGTTTTGTCCACTGGATGTGAAGG gATTGATACATTGCTCAGAGGTGGATTACGTGAAGGGCAATTAACTGAACTTGTTGGGTCATCCTCGTCTGGAGAGACACAGGTAAGAACCCACTCCTTctccaaaaatcatatcttgaGTATGTTCTGTTCAAATATAACTTAA
- the LOC114375669 gene encoding legumin type B-like → MEIDLSPQLAKKVYESNGGSYHAWSPSELPMLHEGNIGAAKLALQKNGFALPQYSDSSKVAYVLQGSGVAGIVLPESEEKVLAIKKGDALALPFGVITWWYNKEDTELVVLFLGDTSKAHKTGEFTDFYLTGSNGIFTGVSTEFVGRAWDLEEKDVKTLVGKQSGNGIVKLEGNINLPEPKEEHRKGMALNCEEAPLDVDIKNGGRVVVLNTKNLPLVGEVGLGADLVRLDGKAMCSPGFSCDSAFQVTYIVRGSGRAQVVGADGRRVLETTVKAGNLFIVPRFFVVSKIADSDGLEWFSIITTPNPVFTHLAGSIGTWKALSPTVLQAAFNVDAGLEQLFRSKRNADAIFFPPPN, encoded by the exons ATGGAAATTGATCTTTCTCCCCAATTGGCCAAGAAGGTGTACGAAAGCAATGGTGGGTCTTACCATGCATGGTCCCCTTCTGAGCTCCCCATGTTGCATGAAGGGAACATTGGTGCTGCCAAACTAGCTCTTCAGAAAAATGGTTTTGCCCTTCCTCAATACTCTGACTCTTCCAAGGTTGCATATGTTCTCCAAG GAAGTGGAGTTGCTGGAATTGTGCTCCCTGAATCGGAAGAGAAGGTTCTTGCTATCAAGAAGGGTGATGCTTTGGCACTCCCTTTTGGTGTGATAACCTGGTGGTACAACAAGGAGGACACTGAGTTGGTTGTTCTGTTCTTAGGTGACACTTCAAAAGCCCACAAGACTGGTGAATTCACTGATTTTTACCTAACTGGTTCCAATGGAATCTTCACTGGAGTCTCAACTGAGTTTGTGGGAAGGGCTTGGGACTTAGAAGAGAAGGATGTGAAGACCCTTGTTGGGAAACAATCAGGCAATGGCATTGTAAAGCTTGAAGGGAACATCAACCTTCCTGAGCCCAAAGAGGAACACAGAAAGGGCATGGCATTGAACTGTGAAGAGGCTCCATTGGATGTTGACATCAAGAATGGAGGAAGGGTTGTGGTGTTGAACACCAAGAACCTTCCTTTGGTTGGTGAGGTTGGTCTAGGAGCAGACCTTGTGAGGCTTGATGGAAAGGCCATGTGTTCCCCTGGATTCTCTTGTGATTCTGCTTTTcag GTTACTTATATTGTGAGAGGGAGTGGTCGTGCTCAGGTTGTTGGTGCTGATGGTCGCAGGGTTTTGGAGACAACAGTGAAGGCCGGTAATTTGTTCATTGTGCCAAGGTTTTTTGTTGTCTCAAAGATTGCTGACTCTGATGGATTGGAGTGGTTCTCTATCATCACTACCcccaa TCCTGTATTTACTCACCTGGCTGGAAGTATTGGGACGTGGAAGGCTCTTTCACCCACTGTTCTGCAGGCTGCTTTCAATGTAGATGCAGGACTTGAGCAACTCTTCCGTTCAAAGAGGAATGCTGATGCCATTTTCTTCCCTCCTCCAAATTAA